The nucleotide sequence ATCCTCTGATTTATGTAGCTCCGAGGATGGTGTCTCTTCAGAACTGACATCAATTCAGCAAGCAGGTTTCATGGGAATTTTCGTTGGAGCATGCTACGGTGGTTTCTTACACTCCCGGAAAGCCTATTTGGACTTTATGGAAAGGAATCTAGCTACTAGTTTCTCATCTCACCTGGATGCTAAAAAGAAACTCCAGCATGCCGTCACGATGAGCTTTGCCAAAGGAGCCTTCCGGTGGGGCTGGAGATTGGGACTCTTCACCTCTACTTACGTGTAAGTCTCCGGGAAATCTCAAAATCTAATCTTTCcaagtttgaaaatttcaatcctAATTATTTTCCCAGTGGATTTATTACCATGGTCTCTGTCTACCGGGGAAAGTCTTCGATCTACGAATACATCCTTGCCGGAACTGCAGCTGGAGCAATGTATAAAATGAATCTTGGACTGAGGGGAATGGTGGCGGGCGGAGCAGTTGGTTGTGCTTTGGGGACAGTTGGTGGACTACTATCAGTCACCCTCCTTCGAGCCACGGGCATGTCGATGGAAGAAGTGCGCTACTGGCAGTACAAATGGAAAGTGGACAGACAGACTATGATCCGGGCTAACCTTCCGTCGTCGGCCAATGCTGAAAAGGATCCCATTTTGGAAGCCCATGAGGAAAGATTTGGTAAAGGTATTCACACCTTAACTCAATTGGATGAAAAGCTCACGACTCAAGCtccaacacagaaaaatgaaaagtaaatgTAATAGGATTTATTtagttaataaaattgattttcaaaaaaaatgagaaaataagactattttctttttactacaagaagtaatttaaattaaaatgcttaAAAAGTGCTTTGAAGACGACAACTTTCGGATTTGGTTCCTGCCAGAtctcttttgagtgatttcggTGATTCACATAAGAATTTACTTTTCCTAATACAAAATAAACCCAAATATTGACAAAGTAGAAGTTCCTAGACCTAGAGCTCTGGATGAGGAATACtacataatattcaaaaactaaattaaaaattattaattgaagAATAATTGAAAGTCAGAGCAGAAGAAAAGCGCCTCTGGCTTGAAAGATCTGCTTTCTCAACCTCAACGTCTTaagaaaagttactcaaatccaatattgaaaactttaaaatagtttttctagAGGATTTTGGAGAAgctttacttcaatattttaaaagaaagctgcaattttctatttaaaagcTCTTAGGAAACCCTCGAGCTTTCAAatactataaaataataaaaatcggtgtaggggaaggttttgcaccttcgtaatattgcagcttcgtaaaagttgatttttttccgagttactaaatgaatttcatccatggacatataatctaaaagctagtcctacatttcacatttcctgacaaacttggaagcctaggccttttttcctgggtccaaaaggcaaatataaaaaatgggcctaaaatcgtaattttgatgtgcaatattttatgcattttagcacactgcaagtgtcttttcgaaaaagcaactattacaagttatagagggtttattagggttaatacgGTGGCCGCTTTCTAATctggatcgccgtaatccggacaagttctcgacggttacatttaaaatacttttcaggttatgtatgcatgcgtgttcagcaatgaaaatgaactatcctgtcatgtttttgtttaataaatgaagtataatagcatcgaattctctaattatatctttttgagcttctttaaaacttttattctatttctacaaaaaatcttgtattatattttcgagacgttgaacaaattcaaaaaatccatccgtattacgaagcggacatctgtcattttatCTCCCAATCATCccgattacaaagcgggcactgtactgtGAAAATCTCTTGCTTGAAgagggtcgtttttgtgggtggaggaaaattcgtaaaaattaccacccttgcagttcaggaaaattgaattttgtagcttcgtaaaaacatctgtcaaaattactgaccacggaatttgagaattcctcactgttttgggtcacactgtgcactcCGCTTGGGATATctgactcatcagagattccactgaataaattcacaagaaaattttgggatcttaaacaattttcactaaaatctcgaaggaaaacacgcacatccccatcaaaatgagatttcatcagatgtttttatttcacttctgtgaaattaaacattaagcctgaatctgcttatggtaggtgtgtttcattcattgcccatgcggtgccttttgagaattttttatccaatttgctttgttttcaagcggaatttttcacattttactttaaattaatcactggtaattatAAGAATCACTgatattcaaaaaatgttctgtaagacagattcgagacgttagagaaaaaacaaggattacaatagatgtgattactactttctgatttgtgcagtgatgaaagtagactgcttatggtagatatgattctttaattgccacttcgatgtattttgagtatttttcatccaattttccttgttttaaaatggaacttcccacatttcactttaaattgttggctggtcatttttgaaatcagttacgtcccaaatatgttctgtaagacccattggaggtgttagagaaaatctgaggattacattaggtgtgattgTGAGAGAATCATaactaaccaagctcttaactgtctgtcagaatgcagggaaaaaatggttttccaagcgtcaaaaaacatgtgttagaaaaatagcttaaaattgatttttaatgcgtgataattcctacaaatggtgaaaagaagtag is from Phlebotomus papatasi isolate M1 chromosome 1, Ppap_2.1, whole genome shotgun sequence and encodes:
- the LOC129798968 gene encoding RPII140-upstream gene protein, coding for MLRKLVKHAPVVAFIPMVFDKPDEVSKDTKTAKDFLTRQVDDETGMDRLKKMFTMNSEDGVSSELTSIQQAGFMGIFVGACYGGFLHSRKAYLDFMERNLATSFSSHLDAKKKLQHAVTMSFAKGAFRWGWRLGLFTSTYVGFITMVSVYRGKSSIYEYILAGTAAGAMYKMNLGLRGMVAGGAVGCALGTVGGLLSVTLLRATGMSMEEVRYWQYKWKVDRQTMIRANLPSSANAEKDPILEAHEERFGKGIHTLTQLDEKLTTQAPTQKNEK